In one Juglans regia cultivar Chandler chromosome 11, Walnut 2.0, whole genome shotgun sequence genomic region, the following are encoded:
- the LOC109002240 gene encoding homeobox protein LUMINIDEPENDENS produces the protein MEVLKDEFSELEIGSSVDSFQRFMDSQRELFHSQIDQLQNIVVTQCKLTGVNPLSQEMAAGALSIKIGKRPRDLLNPKAVKYMQSVFSIKDAISKKESREISALFGVTVTQVRDFFNSQRSRVRKLVRLSREKAMRSGACKEPHDGALISSDPTIPIDLVPLDSVGPASVEEAPSCSTQDDALPGLDDEEKHFVENIFILMRKEETFSGQVKLMEWILQIQNSSVLCWFLSKGGVMILATWLSQAAVEEQTSVLLVILKVLCHMPLHKALPVHMSAILQSVNRLRFYRTSDISNRARVLLSRWSKLLARSQALKKPNGMKSASDIHNDIMLKQSIEDIVGEESWHSSIDIPEDILAPPYGNLEHSRKLESPQALKLLPASSDDSNRKQILGVSSSQSRERRKVQMVEQPVQKMGGRSQQATRAAPVSRGRPMSADDIQKAKMRALFMQSKYGKTGSSNDSKEAKTEGLNKPSNTQPNTSNPVSKVALWPKTEEEKKPVVHPLKNSKRSETPLDTMLKMNSKEPLWELCGRVQIPWQMPPEMIHDDVWRVGAGENSKEVEVQKNRNRREKETIYQTVLEIPSNPKEPWDIEIDYDDTLTPEIPTEQLPDADSSEPQVASNQDVNNAVSLEPTSSQVGNASTAEPDLELLAVLLKNPELVYALTSGQAGNLSDEQTVKLLDMIKAGGAGFNMLGGKAEEQAGGAGFNMLGGKAEEQVQVSLPSPTPSSNPGTSGWGAEVAKNPFSQQTSMANRAAYTSQGLATTGLVFSQATTSNLVQPQQQPARMATYSLPQTTTTIPENQLPSIVHHNRLTNSPILQTPASEVVVTTKNLSAMGASLHNLSTAAVTPNAPASFPSLPLMQTPARPQTVSQSLNPSPLLSEPRIPAAQYSRTPIGKLDPVSDSVWRASQGLPPNYHSQANQNNYNAMVGGSRQPPLQPGPSWERNEYVVGEEFESWSPENSPTRTTDYMSGRNFPEPRTNPGWNYRPDRSRQRNFSGYRDHNRYGDRKWRDRRH, from the exons ATGGAGGTCTTGAAGGACGAATTCTCGGAGCTAGAGATTGGGAGCTCCGTCGACTCGTTCCAGAGGTTTATGGACTCGCAGAGGGAGCTCTTCCACAGCCAGATCGACCAGCTCCAGAATATCGTTGTCACGCAATGCAAACTCACCGGCGTTAATCCTCTCTCTCAAGAGATG GCAGCTGGTGCTTTGTCAATAAAAATTG GAAAAAGGCCTAGGGATTTGCTAAACCCTAAGGCTGTAAAGTATATGCAATCGGTTTTCTCTATTAAAGATGCTATTAGTAAGAAGGAATCCCGTGAGATCAGTGCTCTTTTTGGAGTCACAGTCACACAG GTtcgtgatttttttaatagtcaaCGGTCAAGGGTAAGGAAACTAGTCCGGCTGTCAAGGGAGAAGGCCATGAGATCCGGCGCATGTAAAGAACCACATGATGGTGCCCTAATAAGTTCTGATCCTACGATACCTATTGATTTGGTTCCCTTAGACTCTGTTGGTCCTGCTAGTGTCGAAGAAGCCCCATCTTGTTCAACACAGGATGATGCTCTACCTGGCTTAGATGATGAAGAAAaacattttgttgaaaatattttcattttaatgcgGAAAGAAGAAACTTTTTCCGGGCAGGTGAAACTGATGGAGTGGATCTTGCAGATACAAAATTCTTCAGTATTATGTTG GTTTTTAAGTAAAGGTGGTGTTATGATTTTGGCTACTTGGTTGAGTCAAGCTGCTGTCGAAGAGCAAACAAGCGTTCTTCTTGTAATTCTTAAG GTTCTTTGTCATATGCCTCTCCATAAAGCTCTCCCTGTACATATGTCAGCCATTCTGCAAAGTGTTAACAGACTGCGATTTTATAGGACATCAG ACATATCAAACAGGGCAAGAGTTTTGTTATCGAGATGGAGCAAATTATTAGCAAGAAGCCAAGCATTGAAGAAACCTAATGGCATGAAATCTGCCAGTGACATTCATAATGATATAATGCTGAAGCAGAG TATTGAGGATATAGTGGGTGAAGAATCATGGCACTCTAGTATCGATATTCCT GAAGACATTCTTGCTCCTCCTTATGGAAATTTAGAGCATTCAAg AAAATTGGAATCTCCACAAGCACTGAAACTTTTACCAGCATCTTCAGATGACTCAAATAGGAAGCAAATTCTCGGTGTCTCTTCATCCC AAAGCAGAGAACGCAGAAAAGTTCAGATGGTGGAACAGCCGGTTCAAAAAATGGGAGGCAGAAGCCAACAGGCCACAAGAGCAGCACCTGTAAGTCGAGGCCGTCCAATGTCTGCCGATGACATTCAAAAGGCGAAAATGCGTGCTCTATTCATGCAAAGCAAGTATGGGAAAACTGGTTCTTCTAATGATAGTAAAGAAGCAAAAACTGAAGGTCTTAACAAACCTTCAAACACTCAGCCCAACACTTCAAATCCCGTATCTAAAGTTGCTCTTTGGCCTAAAactgaggaagaaaagaaacctGTCGTACACCCATTGAAAAATTCTAAGAGGTCAGAAACTCCTCTTGATACAATGCTGAAAATGAATTCAAAGGAGCCTTTATGGGAGCTGTGCGGGAGGGTTCAGATCCCATGGCAGATGCCACCAG AAATGATACACGATGATGTTTGGAGAGTCGGTGCCGGTGAGAATAGCAAAGAGGTAGAAGTCCAGAAAAACAGAAACCGCCGTGAGAAGGAAACTATTTACCAGACAGTCCTGGAGATCCCATCCAATCCCAAGGAACCATGGGACATTGAAATTGACTATGATGACACGCTGACCCCAGAAATCCCAACCGAACAGCTGCCCGATGCTGACAGTTCAGAACCACAGGTTGCTTCTAATCAAGATGTAAACAATGCTGTTTCTTTAGAACCCACCTCGTCTCAAGTTGGTAATGCAAGTACAGCCGAACCAGATCTTGAGTTGCTTGCAGTTCTGCTGAAAAACCCTGAATTGGTATATGCATTGACGTCTGGACAAGCTGGAAATTTATCAGATGAACAAACTGTGAAACTGCTCGATATGATCAAGGCTGGTGGGGCTGGTTTTAATATGTTAGGCGGAAAAGCGGAGGAGCAGGCTGGTGGGGCTGGTTTTAATATGTTAGGCGGAAAAGCGGAGGAGCAGGTCCAAGTTTCACTTCCATCCCCGACTCCCTCCAGCAATCCTGGAACG AGTGGATGGGGAGCAGAAGTTGCGAAGAATCCATTCTCGCAACAAACGTCAATGGCTAACAGAGCTGCCTACACTTCGCAAGGATTAGCTACCACCGGCTTGGTGTTCTCTCAAGCTACAACATCTAACCTTGTTCAACCACAGCAGCAGCCAGCAAGAATGGCCACTTATTCATTGCCTCAAACGACTACAACCATACCCGAAAACCAGCTGCCTTCTATTGTTCACCACAATCGACTTACCAATTCTCCAATATTGCAAACACCGGCCTCAGAAGTAGTCGTAACCACAAAGAATTTGTCTGCCATGGGCGCTTCCTTGCATAACTTGTCAACTGCAGCTGTCACACCAAATGCCCCCGCTTCCTTCCCATCACTTCCTTTAATGCAAACTCCGGCGCGGCCCCAAACAGTATCTCAATCACTGAATCCATCACCCCTTTTGTCTGAGCCTCGGATACCTGCAGCTCAATACTCTAGAACCCCAATCGGAAAACTAGACCCTGTTTCTGACTCTGTTTGGAGAGCAAGCCAGGGTCTGCCTCCAAATTATCATTCTCAAGCTAATCAAAATAACTATAATGCAATGGTTGGAGGATCTAGGCAGCCTCCGTTGCAGCCAGGTCCTTCTTGGGAGagaaatgaatatgttgttgGGGAAGAATTTGAATCATGGAGCCCAGAGAATAGCCCTACTCGAACCACAGACTACATGTCGGGACGGAATTTTCCTGAACCGAGAACGAACCCGGGGTGGAATTATAGGCCTGACCGGTCTAGACAACGGAATTTTTCTGGTTACCGGGACCATAATAGGTATGGAGACAGAAAGTGGCGTGACCGGAGGCACTGA